A segment of the Tachysurus vachellii isolate PV-2020 chromosome 18, HZAU_Pvac_v1, whole genome shotgun sequence genome:
TCTTTGTGTGTAGGTTTCTGCTTGACCACATAAGactttaaatatcatttaataataatttaacaaatttgaaaCTTTTGTTCATAGGACCTTTTTAAATAGAGCACTCGTTTGTTTGCACTTTTGTTAGCAAACTTTTGTTAGCAATGTATTTTGAATTGTTATTTGAATCGATGCTCTGGAGCTGGTAATGTAAAAGCCGTCTGGTGCATTGTGTTCAATACTGGTGGCTGTAAGAGACTTACATATATTGTAGCTGTGGGAAGAATATGACTCTGTGGTCAAATCTGCAATATGATCCCACTGCAGAAGGCATCTTATCCTAAGCCTATCTAGTCTTTACGCTGGAATGTTGGTTGTCGGTTGTGTTGGTACAATTCAGGGTGTGGAAAACTGATTATCATGGCCTGCATCATTATACTCCTGTTTAGGGCATAATTCATTATACTcccattcctttttatgctcCATGCTACAAGTTCCAACTCCTAATCCACAGGGTCAAGAAGCATTTTTTTGATGGGGAACACTTACCTAGCTTTTCAAAGCTCACAAATGTTGTGTGTATTACTACATTGAGAAATAATTGATTCAATTTCTGCCTGTTAGTTTCTGCCACTAACTGATTCAGTTGATTTCAATTTCTGCCAGTTAGGCACATTGTAAGATTTAAGAATGCACTAAATagcaaaaatgatttttaaaaatatttctttcaaCATTACAACTATGGACGCTTAACTAGGCTTAATTAAATAACAGGCCATTAAGTAAACACAATATAACTGACAATTAGACTATTATAAACTGCTTGTATCaaccttttttgtgtgtgaggagatcagtgtggtgtcagtGAAGTGACGTAGTGTATCACATGCTTAACACAGACCAACTAATCAATAACGATTGCAATATGTTTAATAGCCACTTgtagctttttttctttgtgcttATTGCATGCTTGCCAACCAATCTTTCACTTTAGCCAGAGCTGATTTTATCCTGTGTGTTTTCAAACGCCAGACTGAAATAAACTGTACTTGTTCTTCAGTAAAATAAGTGTTGGAAAGTCAGGTTGAGAAATTACACAGCCAGCAGCCCTGAGGCAATAACTGACGTGTTCACAGGCCTTGTATGgcaaatgagtgaatgaaaataGACTGTTAAATCAAATTAGGATTGAGAAATAAGTCTACATTAATAACCACCTTGTTATTCCTGGTTATAGAACTGCACAATAATGTTAATGGATTGCATGTTATTTTTCATTGTCCTCACAGGTGAACCCAGAAAATATGACCCCAACTTCAAAGGGCCAATCCACAGTAGGTAAGAAGCCCGTTTTGTTTAAAATCAGTCTTATTAACAGGAAGTGTTAATAGTGACAGTGTTGTACTTGGTTTTTAGCTACATGTACACAAGATGCTTTCTGTATATATGCTTAATTAGTTTAGAAAGTTTGCTGTGTTCATCTTTGGAAAGGTAATACGGCACTCAATTCCAGGCAATTTATGGTTTATTGTTTatcatttaacattaacattaccGTATTTCTAATGTGTTTTCCATAAAAACGCAGTTAAAATTGTCTCCtgtgtaaaaagtgctatatcgtcttaaaaaaaaaaaacaacaactttgcaGTATGGACTTTGAGACACAGCAtatagctttattattattacatacacATCTCCAGGCTGCTTTACAGTAGGAAAATATGCATCCCAGAATAGGGGTGTGAAATGACTAACATTCCATGGTATGGTAACCTGCCCTGGGCGATGTGCATGCTACTGGGTAGAAGTTTTATCTATGTGAACAATGCTGCTTGTATAGCAACCGAATGTATGCTACAGattgtatctgtgtttgtaggTGTGGCTTTTCACAGACTGTTGAATTGCCAGCACTATTTTAactctaattttatttgtattatttcgCAAAATGTTCGATTTTATCCTGATACACACTTCTTATCTTACCCAAATTCCTAGTTGgctagctttaaaaaaaaaaaaggatttgtcTAGTGAACACACAAGTATAATTCTGTCAAATGTAATAGAGATCTAAATTGCATGCTGTTTTTCCCCGTCCATTAGTAAATGATGTGaattttctgttttcctttacaGAGGCTGTACAGACATTATTTGCTGTATTCTTTTCATCTTGGCCATAGTTGGATATGTCGCTGTGGGAATATTAGGTGAGTCATTGCTTTACTTTAAAGCTTCTAGTTTTAAAAGGCAAAAGAGAGTCAGTGTTCATGGTCTTTGTATTCGTGTCTTCACCTGTGCGTAGACAAAGGGAGGGGAGGACGAGGTATAGGTTTATGTAATTATGGTTTTAAATAGATAATGGGCCCACGTTAATACAATGAGCTATGTGAATAAAGACCTGTATGAAAGAATTACTAGAAAAAAACCCCAGTGTGtacactaaaaaaagaaaaaaattatgatCTCTATTGCGTATGTTTCTAAATCAATAACTGTGGTTATTCCTTGTGTAGGAAGGCATAAAGTTTTAAACAGTTTGTTGTCGTATCAGGGAAATGCAAATAAGATTTCACTATTGCTCAATTTGTGGCTTATCGTGAATTGTGCTGGCTAGTGTTTGTTTAGCAGTCGTACGTGTAGCTATTCAGGAGCTTTTCAAGGATACTTGTATTCACTGCATTTATTATCATCAGTTTCATACTTGTATTTAGTGAGATCAGTGaaaatattaagaaaagaaGGCAGAACAATTCACAACAATTTCATGTTAAGGGCAATGCCAGGCTCAGTTTGCTTGTTGTGGAAACAGTCATGTTTATTGTTTGGCTGGACAGAGGCTTACTGGCCTAAATGCAAACCATATGAGTCAATGTGGTGCAAGTTAAGTTTAATGGGCTTCAATTCTCCAGCCTACAGACTCCTGTGGCACAAGAAGGCCTCTGACTGTAGTCTTTTCTATTCAGACTTGTACAGCACATAACTTGCATGCCATGTCATGTCTTCTGCCAAGAAGAATATGTGCCTCATATTTATCCCACTTATATTTATTGTGCTTCTCAGTCCCCCAACACTTCATAACTAAAATAGTATCAGTGTGAACATTatgtagtttgtgtttgtgcagtcGGTGCTCAGTTTTCTTGTCTCCTTTCCAGCATGGTCTCAGGGTGACCCTAGGAAGGTGATATACCCCACAAACAGCAGAGGGGAATTCTGTGGTCAAACTGGAACTCCTTTGGAGTAAGTTGAAATGCCAGACATCAGATTGTCTTCATGTTTAATGGAAACCTCGAATGTTTAAAACGCGAAGAAATGAGGAGGATGTAAATAATGAGATATTAAccaaaagcttttatttattgtttctgcCAGCTTTTGCACATGTATATGAATAATCTTTGGGTTGTATGTGGTGGTGTTTGTAAAACAGGAAGAAGCCTTACCTTTTCTACTTTAACATCCTGAAGTGTGCCAGTCCTGTGGTCCTCCTAGAGTTCCAGTGTCCCACCACGCAGGTACATGTCCTCGTGTTGAATGACTACTTGATGAAATATTATACTAGTAAATGAACAGAGAAACTGTTGCTGCTGAAGCTCCATGTTCAGGGGTAgagttttgtaatatttaaatccTTAAACCTTCTAGGCTTATACTGATGTTACGTTATGCCTACTGAAGCAATGCAAGAAATTGCCCTTTGTAAAGACTATACAGTGTGAATTATCTGTAGTTTTAAATTTTAGcttgttttacttttatataaCCTTGAGAACACACTAGTGCGAGGTTATGCTTCTAGAAATCTTTGTAAAATGTACCTGTTTTAATTCATCGCTGTGGGATTCATGTCACAGTATCATTTTAGACATGTGAAACTAGCTGCTATCGTGTTGGTGGTGTGATGATCCTAGCTAGGCGTATCAGTAACAGAATACTGCTACTATAACTGTACATTCATCTCTATTCATTTCTAGATTTGTGTGGATAAATGCCCTGATAAATCCTTGACTCTACTAAATGCCAAATTTGGTGGCAAGGACTGGGATTACTACAAAAGCTTCTGTACCGAAGACCCAGGCAACCTGGTAGGTGGAACTTGAAGGTTTGAAATTGAACAAGAAATAGTAACACATCATTTTTGCTAACCTTTTTTCTGACTGGggctgtctgtctgactgtctttgTTGCCATTTTGCCACAGTTGATTTGACCCTTTACAGCACACCGGTTTTTCATTCTgcctgatataaaatgagtcaggacactgtttgCTTGTAGTGCGAGATGTTTTCCTTCTGTTGAGAACTCTACACAGTATTTTAGTGGTTGACgagaacagaaatgtgtttatcaCAATTTACAGTAGGATTTTAATATCTTTTGTCTTTCAGACGCCTGCTGATATCCTGACAAGACGGATTTGTCCTGCAGTGCTCATCCCTAGCAAGCCATGTAAGACCTTATCTTTTCTTATGCATCAGCTTTATCTTAAACGGAAAtgtggtggttttttttttttttttttagaatttacaaGGTATATTTTACCACGAGAACATCGGCTATAAATACAGTTAGAAAAACGAGGGTATTTCTGCTTTtggtttttgtctgtctgtcttattattttttttatttttccttcttgcTCAGTCACACGGAGATGTTTCCCTGCTCTTGGCACAAAGGGGAATGAGATCACTGTAGGAAACAGTACCGATTTTCTGGATGCACAGGGCAAGCCTGTAAAGGCCAGCGACTTACTGCCTGCTGTAAAGTGAGTATACACTCAGATACTAGTGTAAATACACTCACTAACAGCTAACATACCCGAATGTCTAATGTGTGTTGAAGGCAACATATTTTAACAAACTCCTGACAAACTCTCAGCACAAATGTAATGTTCAAGGTGAAAattcttctgtctcttcagtAGAATTCTGTGGTCCAATCGAAGGTTTCCTACCTTGTAAATGTCCAAATCTTTCAAAGATACCGTAAAGCAAACCGGACACACAACTCTTAATTCCACTTCACTGATTAAGACACTATTGCTATATAAGCCCATTTGGGAAATTTGCTGTTCTGGAGTTTTCAAGTAGGTATCTTTTTAATGTACAACTGTTAAAAGACAATAAAGGACATTAAAGACATcacttgtgttttgtttttggtgcCTGCAGGAATGCCACAATAGTTGCTGAAACTCGAATGGTGGTGATGAAGATCTTTGAGGATTTCACAGTATCATGGTATTGGATAATTCTGTAAGTAAACAATAATCTGTCTCAGAAGAATATATGTCTCATTCTtaacttaaaggtagggtctccgatatttgagaaatgcttcagaaaactgcgttgggccaccaaacaaaacaaaaataaaaaaaacgtgtagccaatgagcagaaaggggcggctCTTGTCAAtttgggcggagagagtgttcagtgtgcatgtgtgcatattcacagattggagtttcctgagtatATGGCCAACTTCCCACTCCTTCAggtctctccagcgctggaaagctggtcctatattaacacttgccttatcgtaagccttttttcgctttctttttgtttttatcctccatgtcaatgttaaaaccactttctgctaatgtcacacatgagcacagaacactctctctgcccatattgacaagacctgccccttctgctcattggctacacgtttgttttgatttttgtttagcttttcgtactgactcagttttctgaagcatttctcaaatatcggagaccctaccttttaATGGTGTTTATCATTGTGATCATTCTTCACTGATGATGGTTGTGTTTCATCAGTGGTCTGGTCATAGCGACAATCCTGAGTCTGATCTTCATCGTACTGCTGAGGTTTCTGGCTGGCATCATGGTCTGGGTTATGATCATCATGGTCATCCTCGTCATAGGATACGGTAGTGTCTCTGTCTGAACAACCGAGCTACATGCTTGGGGCTAAGAAACTTGTGTGTGAAGTCTGTCACTATTCACTAATATAATGATCAGTGAACAGTGGATACAGTACAGTTGCTCAATCGAGCCCTATTATATCCAGTAAATACTCTCGCTGGTTACTTTAATAGCAACACCTGCACCCGTGCATGCAGTTAGCCATTCATGTGGTAGCGGTACAGTACATAAAATCATGCTGTTTCACAAGCTTTAgataatgttcatatcaaacatcatGGTTGTTGGTGCTTCTGGGATTTTGACACAATGGCGCTCtggatgttgtgttttttttttttttgtttttttttatatatatataaactgttctGTCTAAGATCTAGTGTGAAGCAGTTCTTCAGATGGAAATGCTTTGTTCATAAGAGAAAGATCAAAGAGAATGGACAGTCAGAGCAAGGCTATGGTATCACAAATAACTACTTTTTATAACAGTTTTAAGCGAAACTGCATCTCCGAATGCAAAGCACATTGATCGCTAAGGCACATGGGCCATAACGGAAGAAAACCACATCAGGATTCCACTCCAGTCAGCCAGGAATAGCCAAATGAGGCTAAAGTTTGGAAAGATATGTTGCCTGCTCTAGTTTCAATTTTACAACAGGCTCATACCAGGAAGTCTGTACATTGACTCTATCTGCACTATGTTCTGCATTGTACTGCTCCCTCATGATTGGCTAAgtaagcaggtgtacaggtgttcctaataaagtggctgatAAGGGTATGGTGTATAAAATGTTGTGCTTATACATCTATGACGGTGTCGGTGCCATTTTCCTTAATGTTTTGctcactttatttctttctgtttgcgCAGGTATCTTCCACTGCAGCATGGAGTACGTTCATCTAAAGAACACCCCTGGGGCCAACATCACCCTCAAGGAGCTGGGCTTCCAGATGGACTTGAATGTGTACCTGCATATCAGACAGACCTGGTTAGCCTTCAGTGAGTCTCCAAAGTCTCCAAAGCGGATGACCGTGTCATGaccgtgttttgttttgtttgtcactcatttgtttttcaTGAGTAAAGAAAGAATTGAGGACATCTTCAGTTTGGGAATTGGGAGGTCAAGGGGTTTTAGAACAGGGATTAGCTGTGGCTCAGATGTGACGTGCTAAACCAGAATGAAAACAAAcctaaatgctttaaaatgtttcCTGCTCTGTTCATCTCCACAGTAATCATTCTGGCAATAGTGGAGCTCATCATCATCCTGCTCCTAATCTTCCTCAGAAAAAGAATATTAATCGCCATCGCTCTGATCAAAGAGGCCAGCaggtgtgtacagtacatttgttcCGTCATAACGTTCAGTAAAGTCGAATATCAAATGACAAAGATTAGGTCTAGAAGCCGTCATTACtgttatctactgtatgtaattTTTCTCAGTAGTAATAATGAGCTGGTGTTATTCTGATTATAAATGCAGTATTGGCCTAGTCGAAAGATTGTTTACTTTTCAGCAccccttttatttttatttttttttaaagaaatgcacAGAAATGTTTTGAGTGGCGCTCTCTTCATTATCTCATCTCTTGTCAAACATGAAGGACTGTATTTGGAGAGTGAATCTAGATTGAAGATAAAGCTTAACAATTAGCATGTACAAGTAATTGAGGCTAAATTATGTCACCATTAACACCTTGTGTATTTTACAGGGCCATCGGACACGTGATGTCATCACTGTTTTACCCTCTGTTAACCTTCTTCCTCCTATCCATAGTCATTGCATACTGGGCGATCACAGCTATGTATCCTTCAGCTGTGCTTGTTATCCTAGTCCCCATGCAGATTTTTGTCTCGTGAGCACTGAACTGGTAAACAGTAAttgagcagaagaaaaaaatacagctcAGCAAAAGAACTGGCCTTCTGTCAGCTCAGAGTTGTAAGGATTGCGAGACTTGACACGTGAATGCTCTTAAACATGTTTCaagtgttgtttgttgtttatgatttattattattataatattaacttGAAGCGAAATAAAACACAGAGGCTGGTGAGAGAACATCATATATTTAAGTGCTGTAGTGTAGCTACAATGTTGAACATGTCCGATGTGTTCTTTGGTaagtttttatctatttatttatttattttttgccgtCATTGTAACTCTACAAAAAAGTGCTACAAAAACAAGACCTTGACACCTTTTGCTCAGCTTCCTCTCCACATCCAATGAGGCCGTGTACAAAGTCTTTAATCAGACTGAGTGTATTTATGCAAGGAACAGCTGCAGCCCCGAGGTGAGCGTTTCAGTATACTGACTGTGTTGGATGGACGATTCTTGCGTTAGAATAACTGCAGTTGCATTGCAAATAAATTTGGCATTTGTAAATTGAATACATGCCTATAGTTTGTGTAGTTATATGGCTTTTATATCAGTCACCACTGACTGTAAGTGGAAAAAAGGTTTGATTCACTGAAATAATGCAACATTGCTCTCATAATATCAAAAATCAAACTTACACAAATTCTTAGcgcaaaaatcaaaacaaacaaatgacttGTGCTTTTCTCCAGCTTTTATACCTGGGAGTTTTGGAGTAGATACCACTGCAACAATGCCATGATTGAGTGCTGGTTGTGTTTGACATTGAAATTGATTTACCAGTGCAACATCCATACAAGTGTAGGAAATCAGATAGGAAATCTAATCATTCCAGTCTTTGATTTCTTTTGATTGTTTCAGAATTACACCACCTCTGACATGCAGAAACAGTGCCCACAGTCACAGTGCCTTTTTGCTTTCTACGGTGGCGAATCCGCCTACCACAAGTACCTCATCTTCCTACAGTTCTACAAcgtcttcctctttttctggTGTGCCAACTTCGTGACAGCTTTGGGTCAGATGACCTTGGCCGGTGCCTTTGCTTCCTACTACTGGGCGTTCAACAAGTCCCGCGATATGCCAACCTGCCCAGTGTTTGCCTCATTTGGTAGAGCTCTCAGGTATGTGACTGAGTGTATGAATGTCCTTCCCCAAGtctataaatagaaataaagttaaACAATTACAGGATTTTGTTTGGATTATCTCGCAGCCCATCTGGCCATCCAAATGCAAGGTTGTTTTGTTACTCGTGTTAACCCTGGTTCATTCAGATTAAGGCTAATTAAAGGAACATGCAGTGGGAGGTGTTTATCTGCCAGCATATGGGTCCGGTTCGCCTTTTAGAGCAAATAGAAGCTTCACTAGAAATGAACCCAGATCATAATTCTGACTGATGGACTTCATCTTACAAGGCAGTATTTTCATCCTGATGGCAAGAGGGATCCCTGAGCTCTTTGATGATGCTATGAAAATGGACTGAAGTGATAAACAGCGCTCTCTAATACAACCAATAATACAGCTTTTGAGTAAATATCTTTTACTCAGTTTCTGAGGGTTGTACAGTCTCTGCCATAGTTTCACTTCTTGTATATAGTTAGCAGAATGATGCACATGGACTATTTTTAAAATGGTCTTAGCAGATGGTGTGGCTTTAAATTTTCATATGAGTCATAAGCCAATCAAGAACACCCATGTCCTTATGAAAGCCTGTAACACCAAATGTTCTAAACACTTGTATGGGCTGTGTTCACACAAGTACACAACCCAGAAACCCCCAGAGATTTAACACAAGTCTTCTTACCGTGTGGTGTGGTTTAGAGACTGCTTCATGGAGACTTCTGTACTGAAAaacgtatttttttttcccccacacgtTTTTCCCCACATGACATAATGGACTTTTTATCAGTCTGTTCTTggacaggttttttttcttttctttttttttaatttacatcgGCTCACCAACTAAAATCACAGATACAATGCactacaataataattacattacacTCTTCCCCTTGTAAATCCAATAGAGCATCGGTCTCCTGCTCAGAACCCATCCATTGTTGTTGAGAACTGGGAGTTGTGATGCTGCTTAATTGGTCAGGACATCAGACCAGCTAGGTATCTGTCTTCAtacgtatttatttttttggtctgtGTTTATCAGGTATCACACAGGCACTCTTGCGTTCGGTTCTCTCATCCTGGCAATCGTCCAGGTCATCAGGGTTCTGCTGGAGTACCTGGACCACAAACTAAAAGGTAAACCATAAGATCCTTCATGATTTCCTTATCATCGGATTGTGTTGTACAGTTTGAAACCCATTTCATGAGTTTCCAACAGTttaatttattgtcatttagcCGGCAAACAACGTAGAGTTTCCATttaa
Coding sequences within it:
- the LOC132861343 gene encoding choline transporter-like protein 2 isoform X1 gives rise to the protein MGIGTDAGKKKSHKMPEEEDHYGKHGEPRKYDPNFKGPIHSRGCTDIICCILFILAIVGYVAVGILAWSQGDPRKVIYPTNSRGEFCGQTGTPLEKKPYLFYFNILKCASPVVLLEFQCPTTQICVDKCPDKSLTLLNAKFGGKDWDYYKSFCTEDPGNLTPADILTRRICPAVLIPSKPFTRRCFPALGTKGNEITVGNSTDFLDAQGKPVKASDLLPAVKNATIVAETRMVVMKIFEDFTVSWYWIILGLVIATILSLIFIVLLRFLAGIMVWVMIIMVILVIGYGIFHCSMEYVHLKNTPGANITLKELGFQMDLNVYLHIRQTWLAFIIILAIVELIIILLLIFLRKRILIAIALIKEASRAIGHVMSSLFYPLLTFFLLSIVIAYWAITAIFLSTSNEAVYKVFNQTECIYARNSCSPENYTTSDMQKQCPQSQCLFAFYGGESAYHKYLIFLQFYNVFLFFWCANFVTALGQMTLAGAFASYYWAFNKSRDMPTCPVFASFGRALRYHTGTLAFGSLILAIVQVIRVLLEYLDHKLKAAQNKFAKFLLCCLKCCFWCLEKFIKFINRNAYIMVAIYGKNFCTAARDAFFLLMRNMIRVAVLDKVTDFLLFLGKLLIVGIVGVLSFFFFSGRAKVEVVPNLNYYWVPMLTIMVGSYLIAHGFFSVYAMCVDTLFLCFLEDLERNDGSAERPYLMPESLLQVLKKKNRSQEK
- the LOC132861343 gene encoding choline transporter-like protein 2 isoform X2 — protein: MDIDGEERKYGEPRKYDPNFKGPIHSRGCTDIICCILFILAIVGYVAVGILAWSQGDPRKVIYPTNSRGEFCGQTGTPLEKKPYLFYFNILKCASPVVLLEFQCPTTQICVDKCPDKSLTLLNAKFGGKDWDYYKSFCTEDPGNLTPADILTRRICPAVLIPSKPFTRRCFPALGTKGNEITVGNSTDFLDAQGKPVKASDLLPAVKNATIVAETRMVVMKIFEDFTVSWYWIILGLVIATILSLIFIVLLRFLAGIMVWVMIIMVILVIGYGIFHCSMEYVHLKNTPGANITLKELGFQMDLNVYLHIRQTWLAFIIILAIVELIIILLLIFLRKRILIAIALIKEASRAIGHVMSSLFYPLLTFFLLSIVIAYWAITAIFLSTSNEAVYKVFNQTECIYARNSCSPENYTTSDMQKQCPQSQCLFAFYGGESAYHKYLIFLQFYNVFLFFWCANFVTALGQMTLAGAFASYYWAFNKSRDMPTCPVFASFGRALRYHTGTLAFGSLILAIVQVIRVLLEYLDHKLKAAQNKFAKFLLCCLKCCFWCLEKFIKFINRNAYIMVAIYGKNFCTAARDAFFLLMRNMIRVAVLDKVTDFLLFLGKLLIVGIVGVLSFFFFSGRAKVEVVPNLNYYWVPMLTIMVGSYLIAHGFFSVYAMCVDTLFLCFLEDLERNDGSAERPYLMPESLLQVLKKKNRSQEK
- the LOC132861343 gene encoding choline transporter-like protein 2 isoform X3, which encodes MGIGTDAGKKKSHKMPEEEDHYGKHGEPRKYDPNFKGPIHSRGCTDIICCILFILAIVGYVAVGILAWSQGDPRKVIYPTNSRGEFCGQTGTPLEKKPYLFYFNILKCASPVVLLEFQCPTTQICVDKCPDKSLTLLNAKFGGKDWDYYKSFCTEDPGNLTPADILTRRICPAVLIPSKPFTRRCFPALGTKGNEITVGNSTDFLDAQGKPVKASDLLPAVKNATIVAETRMVVMKIFEDFTVSWYWIILGLVIATILSLIFIVLLRFLAGIMVWVMIIMVILVIGYGIFHCSMEYVHLKNTPGANITLKELGFQMDLNVYLHIRQTWLAFIIILAIVELIIILLLIFLRKRILIAIALIKEASRAIGHVMSSLFYPLLTFFLLSIVIAYWAITAIFLSTSNEAVYKVFNQTECIYARNSCSPENYTTSDMQKQCPQSQCLFAFYGGESAYHKYLIFLQFYNVFLFFWCANFVTALGQMTLAGAFASYYWAFNKSRDMPTCPVFASFGRALRYHTGTLAFGSLILAIVQVIRVLLEYLDHKLKAAQNKFAKFLLCCLKCCFWCLEKFIKFINRNAYIMVAIYGKNFCTAARDAFFLLMRNMIRVAVLDKVTDFLLFLGKLLIVGIVGVLSFFFFSGRAKVEVVPNLNYYWVPMLTIMVGSYLIAHGFFSVYAMCVDTLFLCFCEDLERNDGSAARPYYMSSTLHEILFKTTEEPADNPPASPQEEEVPLRTHKASLEQD